One Nicotiana sylvestris chromosome 12, ASM39365v2, whole genome shotgun sequence genomic window carries:
- the LOC138883128 gene encoding uncharacterized protein, translating into MQILEDMLRDCILEFGGSWDAYLPLAEFAYNNSFQPSIQRALYKALYGRRYRSPIERFKDDKRRRDLMFTIGDRVFIQVSPMKGVMRFGKELSYIHLVFHVSMPKKTKCISDSSQVLEAPTIPLDEKLTYEEDPMVIVDRQVRKLQSKEIVVVEVLQKNHTIGEATWEVEDDI; encoded by the exons AtgcagatcttggaggatatgttgagagATTGTATTCTTGAGTTTGGAGGTAGTTGGGACGCTTATCTACCTTTagctgaatttgcttacaacaatagcttccaGCCCAGTATTCAGAGGGCATTGTACAAAGCATTATATGGTAGAAGATATCGTTCTCCTATCGAAAGGTTTAAAGATG ATAAGAGAAGAAGAGACTTAATGTTCACAATTGGAGACAGAGTGTTCATACAGGtatctcctatgaagggcgtgatgcgaTTCGGAAAAGAG TTATCTTATATTCACCtagtgtttcatgtatccatgccaaaaaaaacaaaatgtaTATCAGACTCCTCTCAAGTGCTTGAAGCACCTACTATACCACTCGATGAGAAGTTAACTTACGAGGAGGACCCGATGGTTATTGTCGATAGACAAGTAAGGAAGTTACAGTCAAAAGAAATTGTGGTTGTTGAAGTCTTGCAGAAAAATCACACCATTGGAGAAGCTACTTGGGAAGTGGAAGATGATATCTGA